The nucleotide window AGTGTCCTGGCCATCGGTGAGGAGGAGGATGCTGCACACTGGATTCCTCTCCCTCCGTTCCTCGATCACCTTGAACCCCTTCTTGAGGCCTTCAGCGATGTTTGTCCCACCGCTGGACACCAGAGAATTGACGGCTTGCAAGGCCTGTCGTCGGCCAGAGTCAGACATCCGGCACAAGGGGATGAGTCGGCGCGCCGTCGACGAGAAGGCAACGACCGAAAGGCGATCAGAGGGCCCAAGATTTTGGATCAGAAAACTCAGGGCACGCTTGAGAAGCGCTAACTTGGTGCCCGCCATGCTACCGCTGACATCCAGCACCGTGACCAGGTCTACCGGAGCACGAACGTTCTGCAGCACAGTAGAGCCTGCGGTGAGGTTCGACCGGGGGCTCTGGTTCATGGTGGCATGAGGAGCCTTCACATGCATCAGGACGGCGAAGTTCTCCAGGCAATCAGATTGCGCTATGGCTGAGAATTCAGGATGTATCTCGACCTCTACCATCTCAGGACGACCTTGACGGAGATCTCTGGCTGCTGCAGATTGCAGATCCAGAGGCTCGTCATCGTTAAAACTGCTCGGTTCTGAACCATAAAAGTAAGAAGGAAAGTGATTGCGCCGCCTGTTTGCGGAAGCCGCACGAGGGAGCCGGCGTACAACATGCATACGACCATCCTCCACGACTGGGTTTACCCTGGCTCTCCCATGATGAGGATTCCCAAGAGCCAGGGGAGCTTGGAGAGGGATCTCCTTCCATGTGGCTTTGCAGAGAGGGCAGACGTAGTTGCCATGATTTACGTTCGCCGTGATGCAATGGAAATGGAACGTGTGGGAGCATTCAGCTGTGAAGAGTGCATGACCATCTCCAGCTTTCATCGATCCAAGGCAGATAGCACATTTCTGAACCAAAGCATTCAAATCAATGTCAGAAGACTGGAGCAGCAGCAAACTACAGCAGTGAGCAAACTAAGAAGAACTAGTTCGCTGAAGCTAATTTGAGGCTAAATTAATAGCAGAACATTACAGGAAATCAACCAAAAATCTCAAAAATGAAAAACCAACATGGCGAGAAGAAAAGTAAACCATATGACCTCTTCCGTAAACAATGATGAACAATTCAAAAGAGAATGCACATTTTtcatccttcctcttcttctagaTGTTCTTGCCGTTTCTAATATAGAAGCTACACAAAAGCCAAAGCATCAACTGGTGAACGCATCATGGGCTTAACTCTGCTACAATTTCCACATCAGATGGCTTAAGAAACAGGCATAATGTTCTATTTCCGGACAAAGTCAGAAAAAAAGAACACGACAATGAGCTAATCGAGAAAAGTTAGACTAAGTAAACCAGCACAATCGCTACAAAGTCTACCCACAAATCCATTTCCAATATTGATCAACAGAGACTTGTTTTAGAAAAGTAAAAgccaaaaaacaaaacaaaattcttCACATGAAGCAGTCTACTGCCCCTTTTGTGAAGGCATCAAGGCATTCGAATAGAAAAAGACAAGAGGAGTTTTGACCTTTCTCTTTTCGCGTGCCAAATGCTATTGGTCCTCAAAGGACAGAGACACCAACAAAAGAAACGCCCAAAAGAGACACGGAAGCAAATAAATGAGCATCCGACTCCAAGATTTTGCACAAGATTGAAAAGAGCAAGAAACTAAACAAAGTTCTTTAGAGGAGGAGCGAACACATGCATTCAATCGCCATTTGTATGCACAACTCTCACATGAATCCGCCTGAATCAAAAGAACCGATAGAAAAATCATCAAGAAACAGAAGGGGTTGAAACGAGAACCGAACCTGTGACGATCTGCTACCGGATTTAGATAGCCGGAGGCCACCGGACATCGTCGGCATCAGGGCCCGGAAATCCGACGCCTCCACCGACCCCGCCGGGGAGGAAGTGGTGCTCGAGGCGGCGACGGAGGCCCTGCGTCCGGCGGCGGACCCACCGGGTCGAGACCCCCCGTCGTCGTCGTGAAGCATTTCCCTCGGGACTTGGACGCAGAGGTTCAGACCCAGCGCCCTCGTCACCTTCCTCCACGTACTCCCCATTCTCTACCTCCTCCCCTCTTCCTCAGCGGTTTTCTTCAAGAATCTTGTGGCGTACAAGATCAAGATCCCGCCTTTCCTCTTCCCCCGCTCTCACCCCACCAAAAAGAACAGATCTTAGAACCAAGCTTCGGAGGCCGGAAAGAGGTTTATACTCCTAAACTAGGGTTGGTAGACGAGGAAGCCGGATGGGCAGAGGAGACTAAGGGTGGCAACGGCGGCGGTGGGACGCGTTCAAAGGAGAAAATGGGTAGCGGAGGTGGTGTGATCACCTACAGAGGGAGCTGCCACAGGAAACGGTGAGGGTCTGACATTTGGGAAGGGAGGAGAAGAAGGGAGAGGGGAATTGTTTTCCTTGGACGGCTAAATGGAAAGTGATTTAAAGGATTTGATAGGGTGGCTTTGACTTCCGGATTTGACCCTGGTAATTTGGTCCACCCGGCGGATTCCCCATCTGTTGGGGAAACGCGTTTCTCGAGTCGAGGAATCGACGACCGAGTTGCATGAATTAAAATTTCaagacaaataaaaaatataagtgtAACATTTATAGCACaaactttatttatttttattgagaTGCTAAATTGGCAGCGTCACCTATACCAAATACTCAGAGCACGCTCCCTTGCCGTTTCCTCGATCGATTCCCTTACCTTGGTCACTGTAAGGGGCAGTTTAGTGACATAAGGCAGAAGGAATGGGTTTCGCTGTCTCGTCCAACCACGAGCCCCTACATAAAGTAAATTAAGAAGACAGAGAAGGAAAAGCTGGCGTTGAAAGGAGGGGAGGAGATCCCTTAACAGATACGAagcggcgagagagagagagagagggcggaaTGATATGAAGCGGAGAAAGAGGAAGGTGAGAAACGGAGGAGGGCACAGAACCCAAAGGCAACATTTAAGGAGGGGATTACTAGGGAACGGCTGCCCTCATGGCTGTGCCCAGACATCGGCGAGTATGGTCTTCGACATGGCCCTTCGCTCATAAATGTCTTCTTTACTCCATTAATTCCTTTCCCTTCCTCTTCGTGGCACTGTCGAAGAGTTCAGACGCCCACCGCGGCACCACATCCACCCCCACTCGAGCGATCAAAGCGGGGGTGAAAGAACAAAGCCTCGATTAATCGGGTAAAGTAAGAATAAAGATAACCTGGCCTTGGAAGGACTCGTCGCTGCTTTCGGTGGCTGCCATTCCGGATGAACTTAAGCGTCGCTCGAAACTTAATCCTTCAGCTTTAGAATTGGAAATAGGTAAGATATATAGAAGACAATGCCTGGTttctgtgcattgaaaatgaagcaTAAGAATTAAGTCCTTTTCAAAGTGTTATCTTCCCAGTAAGGATAACAGCCTCTTGGGATTAAAAGTGTTTTTGGATTCTCCTTGGAGGACAAAAAAATTTAGTATACAAAGACTTCTTTACGAAGAAAAAGAAATGACGCATTCGCTATTCTAACAAATATGTCTTGGTGGGAGAAGGTGAGGTTGATCGATTCTTTAGTTTGTACATTTTGTTGATAATACGATTCTTTCTTTCCCCAGTAGAAAGAAAGAACCTAATCGTTTTAGTGAGTTTCCCAACTACATGTCGATCATCTAATCACTAGAATTTCGATGTGTAGTAATCATAATTTAGGGTTCCCATGATCACATACATCGAGCTTGAGAGATCAAGATGACGAGGAGGCTTCTACCAGTCAACTTCCTCTCTCCATTTCTATATCTTCTCATCTCCGTATGAGAAAACATCGGGCGAATTAAGATCAATTGGCCCAcagtttaggattaattaaacataTTACGATTTCACACGCCACCTTCGTTGTTGGTCATAAGAGATACAATTAAAGAAAAGCATAGCTAATTTCCTTCTTGGGTGGTGGATCATATTATATGGTCCCGTTCACGGAATCATGAGTAGCCTTTTGACTTTGGTGTCGCGGGCACCAAGTCCCCGTCATTATGTATCGTCGTCCATGTTGTGCATCCATATGTGGTTTAAATGCTAGCAATGGTATCGATTAAGATGAATAACACCCCCACTGACTTCATAAATGGAGGAATTTTAATTAGCCCAACTGGACTCTGGTATGATCGAATACCTCAGACAAGTCCAACATGTTGGCGTTGACTAGGCCATGGCGATTGGTCATCCTATCATAGTAAGAATCGACACATATGCTATGGGAGAGAGATAAGAATCGAAAGCAAAAGGCTACTCAGTCATCTTATCATAGCAAAAATGGGTGTAA belongs to Musa acuminata AAA Group cultivar baxijiao chromosome BXJ1-11, Cavendish_Baxijiao_AAA, whole genome shotgun sequence and includes:
- the LOC103970226 gene encoding E3 ubiquitin-protein ligase WAV3 isoform X1, translating into MGSTWRKVTRALGLNLCVQVPREMLHDDDGGSRPGGSAAGRRASVAASSTTSSPAGSVEASDFRALMPTMSGGLRLSKSGSRSSQKCAICLGSMKAGDGHALFTAECSHTFHFHCITANVNHGNYVCPLCKATWKEIPLQAPLALGNPHHGRARVNPVVEDGRMHVVRRLPRAASANRRRNHFPSYFYGSEPSSFNDDEPLDLQSAAARDLRQGRPEMVEVEIHPEFSAIAQSDCLENFAVLMHVKAPHATMNQSPRSNLTAGSTVLQNVRAPVDLVTVLDVSGSMAGTKLALLKRALSFLIQNLGPSDRLSVVAFSSTARRLIPLCRMSDSGRRQALQAVNSLVSSGGTNIAEGLKKGFKVIEERRERNPVCSILLLTDGQDTYTLSSSGSGAQRSQPDYKVLVPSSILSSTAVSVHSFGFGADHDSAVMHAIAEISGGTFSFIESEGVLQDAFAQCIGGILSVVVQELRLGVECAHPGVRLAPINSGSYRNQLLNDARTGFIYVGDLYADEERDFLVSVNVPFAIEEIVLLKVACVYKDPVSKDTVHLPIREVRIQRPQVVSSQTPSIEVDRERNRVQAAEAMSNARAAAERGFLSDAVSILEERRRILSESLAARASDRLCLALDAELREMQERMASRQRYEDSGRAYVLSGLSSHSWQRATARGDSTDGSSLLHSYQTPSMVEMLHRSQTLRDSPRRPAPPIQPTRSFPSRPRPI